A single genomic interval of Rhea pennata isolate bPtePen1 chromosome 5, bPtePen1.pri, whole genome shotgun sequence harbors:
- the BATF gene encoding basic leucine zipper transcriptional factor ATF-like, whose amino-acid sequence MPHSSDSSDSSSFSQSPPPSKQDSSDDMRKVQRREKNRIAAQKSRLRQTQKADTLHLESEDLERQNAALRREIKQLTEEMKHFTSMLSSHEPLCSILTAAAPPPPEVLYATHSFHQPHISSPRFQH is encoded by the exons ATGCCCCACAGCTCCGACAGCAGCGACTCCAGCAGCTTCAGCCAGTCCCCCCCTCCCAGCAAGCAG GACTCTTCTGATGACATGAGAAAAGTCCAGAGGCGGGAGAAGAACCGCATCGCTGCCCAGAAGAGCCGCCTGAGGCAGACACAGAAAGCAGACACGCTGCACTTG GAGAGCGAAGACCTGGAGAGGCAGAACGCGGCTCTGCGCCGGGAGATCAAGCAGCTGACGGAGGAGATGAAGCACTTCACCTCGATGCTGAGCTCCCACGAGCCGCTCTGCTCCATCCTGaccgcggcggctccgccgcccccgGAGGTGCTCTACGCCACGCACTCCTTCCACCAGCCCCACATCAGCTCCCCACGCTTCCAGCACTGA